One part of the Gadus macrocephalus chromosome 8, ASM3116895v1 genome encodes these proteins:
- the LOC132462545 gene encoding uncharacterized protein LOC132462545 isoform X1 → MQPGLPAAGLISVLKAEPRPGPDRYNQMAVDSGKTVVLAALGRPFSLGMLYDCRNDSLIPALTLWDREALEKVADERHQPNNDFEIVASDSIEDKSSALNVEASLKASFLCGLIEIEGSAKFLSDSKISRNQARVTLKYKTTTKFQQLSMNHIGSGNMKHQDVFEKGLATHVVTGILYGAQAFFVFDREVSEKEDRQEIEGNLKVLMKKIPTLKIEGQGFLEMGEKDIANVEKFSCKFHGDFNLEKNPVSFREAIEVYQSLPKMLGANGEKAVPQKVWLMPLKTLDNKAAELVRQISYRLVSDAQKVMEDLSELERRCNDAERRTTAKQFPQINKKLKAFKELVSQYKLEFQNIMAKKLPKIRGGGEDESVLAKILKKVHSSPFKSGELNEWMESKEIEIQLISSLIDKMPNMTIVTSRSTLHHEIHSGDITYAVCFVFTSLETPEPYLSALSNYLDETQTDNVPCAYDVEEEQWFFSNDVMDKLKDKEKLFKDFAEANKENNSIRFLTAATRDDEKKGATLHLYKDGSLVTDNFEPPSKPEMITGDITHNSVTLNISPPRFGLTTVNHYTVEFCVHGGDDWHQQIVSKAGDVTVSGLQINEEYQFRCRAKCAVGFGPACVSLIKTLPSSKVLSSTDLSKRLAEAVKNEGRKIKGPSGTLDVYTLPLNAQSMKVEGCKCFSFGKDFGKKNRTIIFLGATGAGKSTLVNRMINYILGVTWEDTFRFKLVDEGLLKSQAHSQTSNVTVYKLNHREGFQIDYSLTIVDTPGFGDTRGIERNGLIVSQLQSLFSAEHGVREIDAICVVAQASLARLTQTQKYVFDSVINIFGKDVAKNIRILVTFYNGTDPLVLKAINEYGVPCLREKNGLPIHFKFNNADKKIPGANNDDENNDNDENEGVDMDQIFWDRGTKNMVKFFDALQVIETKSLTLTNEVLRQRSQLEISIENIQIKMELSLAKLDEIKQESQILQTHQSAITANEDFEYDVFVPRPVNVIAKEKSLNCKNCNVTCHKSCTTAFGACYFCEVFTGHFFEARCKECESKCPVPTHSRDYFYWGSELVKEKRTIKALKEKFQKASKEAISVADIIKKMTEERDCLEDEVVKLIERSAKCQNRLKEIALNPNHLSTSEYIDLLIEGQKLAAKPGYQERINKLQGMKEKAIMGVASGATVASMWGQDSPGVSTSPSAKGTGPIQ, encoded by the exons atggCCGTGGACAGTGGTAAGACCGTAGTGCTGGCAGCACTGGGCCGGCCCTTCAGTCTGGGGATGCTCTACGACTGTCGCAACGACTCACTGATCCCTG CTTTGACACTTTGGGACCGGGAAGCCTTAGAGAAAGTAGCAGATGAAAGACACCAACCCAACAATGACTTTGAAATAGTTGCATCTGACTCCATCGAAGACAAATCTTCTGCATTGAATGTTGAAGCTTCACTGAAAGCCAGTTTTCTGTGTGGACTCATTGAAATAGAAGGCTCTGCTAAGTTTCTCTCAGATTCTAAGATCTCCAGAAATCAGGCTAGAGTGACACTAAAATACAAAACCACCACCAAGTTCCAACAGCTGTCAATGAATCACATTGGCAGCGGTAATATGAAGCATCAAGATGTTTTTGAGAAAGGTCTAGCAACACACGTAGTGACAGGAATCCTTTATGGGGCACAAGCCTTCTTTGTGTTTGACCGTGAAGTGTCAGAAAAGGAAGATAGGCAAGAAATCGAGGGCAATCTAAAGGTGCTGATGAAGAAAATACCCACCTTGAAGATAGAAGGCCAAGGTTTTCTGGAAATGGGAGAAAAGGACATTGCAAATGTTGAAAAGTTCTCTTGCAAGTTCCATGGGGACTTTAACCTTGAGAAAAACCCTGTGTCTTTTAGGGAGGCAATAGAAGTCTATCAAAGCCTACCTAAGATGTTGGGAGCCAACGGAGAGAAGGCAGTGCCTCAGAAGGTCTGGTTAATGCCACTGAAGACTCTAGATAATAAAGCTGCTGAACTGGTTAGACAGATAAGCTATAGATTAGTCAGCGATGCTCAGAAGGTCATGGAGGACCTCAGCGAGCTGGAAAGGAGATGCAACGATGCAGAAAGACGCACAACAGCCAAGCAATTCCCACAGATTAACAAAAAGTTAAAGGCTTTCAAAGAGCTGGTTTCTCAGTACAAACTGGAGTTCCAGAATATTATGGCAAAGAAACTCCCAAagatcagaggaggaggagaggatgaaagTGTTCTCGCAAAGATCCTGAAAAAggtacattcctctcccttcaaaAGTGGTGAACTGAATGAGTGGATGGAAAGCAAAGAGATAGAAATCCAACTCATCAGCTCTCTGATTGACAAAATGCCCAACATGACGATCGTCACTAGTCGCAGCACTCTGCACCATGAGATCCACAGCGGAGATATCACATATGCTGTGTGCTTTGTCTTTACCTCCCTGGAAACCCCAGAGCCTTACCTTTCAGCTCTGTCCAACTACTTGGATGAAACCCAAACAGACAACGTGCCATGTGCATATGATGTAGAAGAGGAACAGTGGTTCTTCTCAAATGACGTAATGGACAAACTGAAAGACAAAGAAAAGCTCTTCAAAGATTTTGCAGAAGCCAACAAGGAGAACAACAGCATCAGATTTCTAACAGCTGCGACAAGAGATGATGAGAAGAAAGGTGCAACCCTCCACCTCTACAAGGATGGCTCCTTAGTCACTGACAACTTTGAACCACCTTCAAAGCCAGAAATGATCACAGGTGACATAACCCATAACAGTGTAACACTGAATATTTCCCCACCTAGATTTGGGTTGACAACTGTCAACCACTACACTGTTGAGTTCTGTGTCCATGGAGGCGATGATTGGCATCAACAAATAGTGAGCAAGGCTGGGGATGTCACAGTGTCCGGCTTACAGATTAATGAAGAGTATCAGTTCAGGTGCAGAGCCAAGTGCGCAGTCGGCTTCGGTCCGGCCTGTGTATCTTTAATTAAAACTTTACCATCCAGTAAGGTTTTAAGTTCTACAGATCTTTCTAAGAGGTTAGCAGAAGCTGTTAAGAATGAAGGCAGGAAGATTAAAGGACCTTCAGGTACTCTGGACGTTTACACTCTTCCTCTGAATGCCCAGTCCATGAAGGTAGAGGGATGCAAGTGCTTCTCATTTGGAAAAGACTTTGGTAAAAAGAATCGCACCATAATATTTCTAGGAGCCACTGGGGCAGGGAAGTCCACCCTGGTCAACAGGATGATCAACTACATcctgggggtcacatgggaAGATACCTTTAGATTCAAATTGGTAGACGAAGGTTTGTTGAAGTCTCAGGCTCACAGCCAGACCTCTAATGTCACCGTGTACAAGCTCAACCACCGAGAGGGCTTCCAGATCGACTACTCCCTGACTATTGTTGACACACCGGGTTTCGGAGACACAAGAGGCATAGAGAGAAATGGGTTGATTGTAAGTCAGCTACAAAGCCTTTTTTCAGCTGAACATGGAGTCCGAGAGATTGATGCCATCTGCGTCGTGGCCCAAGCGTCTCTCGCTCggcttacacaaacacagaaatacgTCTTTGACTCAGTGATCAACATATTTGGCAAAGATGTGGCAAAGAACATCCGGATTTTGGTGACATTCTATAACGGCACAGATCCACTGGTTCTCAAGGCGATCAATGAGTATGGGGTCCCATGTCTTAGAGAGAAAAATGGTTTACCAATTCACTTCAAATTCAATAACGCTGACAAAAAGATACCTGGTGCAAACAACGATGATGAGAACAATGACAATGATGAGAACGAGGGGGTTGACATGGATCAAATATTTTGGGACAGGGGAACCAAAAACATGGTCAAATTCTTTGATGCTCTGCAAGTCATTGAGACCAAGAGCTTGACCTTAACCAATGAGGTGCTCAGACAGAGATCGCAGCTGGAGATCTCCATTGAGAATATCCAGATCAAGATGGAATTGTCTTTAGCTAAACTTGACGAGATTAAACAAGAATCTCAAATTCTACAAACACACCAATCAGCGATCACAGCCAATGAGGATTTTGAGTATGATGTCTTTGTCCCAAGGCCTGTTAATGTCATAGCCAAAGAAAAATCACTTAACTGTAAAAATTGTAATGTCACTTGCCACAAATCATGCACAACGGCATTTGGTGCCTGTTACTTTTGTGAGGTCTTTACCGGACATTTTTTTGAAGCAAGATGTAAAGAATGTGAAAGTAAGTGCCCAGTACCGACGCATAGCCGTGATTATTTCTACTGGGGTTCTGAGCTGGTGAAAGAGAAACGAACCATCAAGGCACTGAAAGAAAAGTTTCAGAAGGCCTCTAAGGAAGCCATTTCCGTTGCAGACATCATCAAAAAGATGACAGAGGAGCGCGACTGCTTAGAGGACGAGGTGGTCAAGCTGATAGAGCGCTCAGCCAAGTGTCAAAACCGCCTGAAGGAGATTGCTCTGAACCCCAATCACCTCTCAACATCTGAATACATCGATCTGCTGATAGAGGGACAGAAGTTAGCGGCCAAGCCTGGCTACCAGGAGCGCATCAATAAACTCCAGGGCATGAAGGAGAAAGCCATTATGGGAGTTGCTAGTGGGGCCACGGTAGCCTCAATGTGGGGGCAGGACAGTCCAGGGGTTAGTACCTCTCCAAGTGCAAAAGGGACTGGGCCCATTCAGTAG
- the LOC132462545 gene encoding uncharacterized protein LOC132462545 isoform X2, with translation MAVDSGKTVVLAALGRPFSLGMLYDCRNDSLIPALTLWDREALEKVADERHQPNNDFEIVASDSIEDKSSALNVEASLKASFLCGLIEIEGSAKFLSDSKISRNQARVTLKYKTTTKFQQLSMNHIGSGNMKHQDVFEKGLATHVVTGILYGAQAFFVFDREVSEKEDRQEIEGNLKVLMKKIPTLKIEGQGFLEMGEKDIANVEKFSCKFHGDFNLEKNPVSFREAIEVYQSLPKMLGANGEKAVPQKVWLMPLKTLDNKAAELVRQISYRLVSDAQKVMEDLSELERRCNDAERRTTAKQFPQINKKLKAFKELVSQYKLEFQNIMAKKLPKIRGGGEDESVLAKILKKVHSSPFKSGELNEWMESKEIEIQLISSLIDKMPNMTIVTSRSTLHHEIHSGDITYAVCFVFTSLETPEPYLSALSNYLDETQTDNVPCAYDVEEEQWFFSNDVMDKLKDKEKLFKDFAEANKENNSIRFLTAATRDDEKKGATLHLYKDGSLVTDNFEPPSKPEMITGDITHNSVTLNISPPRFGLTTVNHYTVEFCVHGGDDWHQQIVSKAGDVTVSGLQINEEYQFRCRAKCAVGFGPACVSLIKTLPSSKVLSSTDLSKRLAEAVKNEGRKIKGPSGTLDVYTLPLNAQSMKVEGCKCFSFGKDFGKKNRTIIFLGATGAGKSTLVNRMINYILGVTWEDTFRFKLVDEGLLKSQAHSQTSNVTVYKLNHREGFQIDYSLTIVDTPGFGDTRGIERNGLIVSQLQSLFSAEHGVREIDAICVVAQASLARLTQTQKYVFDSVINIFGKDVAKNIRILVTFYNGTDPLVLKAINEYGVPCLREKNGLPIHFKFNNADKKIPGANNDDENNDNDENEGVDMDQIFWDRGTKNMVKFFDALQVIETKSLTLTNEVLRQRSQLEISIENIQIKMELSLAKLDEIKQESQILQTHQSAITANEDFEYDVFVPRPVNVIAKEKSLNCKNCNVTCHKSCTTAFGACYFCEVFTGHFFEARCKECESKCPVPTHSRDYFYWGSELVKEKRTIKALKEKFQKASKEAISVADIIKKMTEERDCLEDEVVKLIERSAKCQNRLKEIALNPNHLSTSEYIDLLIEGQKLAAKPGYQERINKLQGMKEKAIMGVASGATVASMWGQDSPGVSTSPSAKGTGPIQ, from the exons atggCCGTGGACAGTGGTAAGACCGTAGTGCTGGCAGCACTGGGCCGGCCCTTCAGTCTGGGGATGCTCTACGACTGTCGCAACGACTCACTGATCCCTG CTTTGACACTTTGGGACCGGGAAGCCTTAGAGAAAGTAGCAGATGAAAGACACCAACCCAACAATGACTTTGAAATAGTTGCATCTGACTCCATCGAAGACAAATCTTCTGCATTGAATGTTGAAGCTTCACTGAAAGCCAGTTTTCTGTGTGGACTCATTGAAATAGAAGGCTCTGCTAAGTTTCTCTCAGATTCTAAGATCTCCAGAAATCAGGCTAGAGTGACACTAAAATACAAAACCACCACCAAGTTCCAACAGCTGTCAATGAATCACATTGGCAGCGGTAATATGAAGCATCAAGATGTTTTTGAGAAAGGTCTAGCAACACACGTAGTGACAGGAATCCTTTATGGGGCACAAGCCTTCTTTGTGTTTGACCGTGAAGTGTCAGAAAAGGAAGATAGGCAAGAAATCGAGGGCAATCTAAAGGTGCTGATGAAGAAAATACCCACCTTGAAGATAGAAGGCCAAGGTTTTCTGGAAATGGGAGAAAAGGACATTGCAAATGTTGAAAAGTTCTCTTGCAAGTTCCATGGGGACTTTAACCTTGAGAAAAACCCTGTGTCTTTTAGGGAGGCAATAGAAGTCTATCAAAGCCTACCTAAGATGTTGGGAGCCAACGGAGAGAAGGCAGTGCCTCAGAAGGTCTGGTTAATGCCACTGAAGACTCTAGATAATAAAGCTGCTGAACTGGTTAGACAGATAAGCTATAGATTAGTCAGCGATGCTCAGAAGGTCATGGAGGACCTCAGCGAGCTGGAAAGGAGATGCAACGATGCAGAAAGACGCACAACAGCCAAGCAATTCCCACAGATTAACAAAAAGTTAAAGGCTTTCAAAGAGCTGGTTTCTCAGTACAAACTGGAGTTCCAGAATATTATGGCAAAGAAACTCCCAAagatcagaggaggaggagaggatgaaagTGTTCTCGCAAAGATCCTGAAAAAggtacattcctctcccttcaaaAGTGGTGAACTGAATGAGTGGATGGAAAGCAAAGAGATAGAAATCCAACTCATCAGCTCTCTGATTGACAAAATGCCCAACATGACGATCGTCACTAGTCGCAGCACTCTGCACCATGAGATCCACAGCGGAGATATCACATATGCTGTGTGCTTTGTCTTTACCTCCCTGGAAACCCCAGAGCCTTACCTTTCAGCTCTGTCCAACTACTTGGATGAAACCCAAACAGACAACGTGCCATGTGCATATGATGTAGAAGAGGAACAGTGGTTCTTCTCAAATGACGTAATGGACAAACTGAAAGACAAAGAAAAGCTCTTCAAAGATTTTGCAGAAGCCAACAAGGAGAACAACAGCATCAGATTTCTAACAGCTGCGACAAGAGATGATGAGAAGAAAGGTGCAACCCTCCACCTCTACAAGGATGGCTCCTTAGTCACTGACAACTTTGAACCACCTTCAAAGCCAGAAATGATCACAGGTGACATAACCCATAACAGTGTAACACTGAATATTTCCCCACCTAGATTTGGGTTGACAACTGTCAACCACTACACTGTTGAGTTCTGTGTCCATGGAGGCGATGATTGGCATCAACAAATAGTGAGCAAGGCTGGGGATGTCACAGTGTCCGGCTTACAGATTAATGAAGAGTATCAGTTCAGGTGCAGAGCCAAGTGCGCAGTCGGCTTCGGTCCGGCCTGTGTATCTTTAATTAAAACTTTACCATCCAGTAAGGTTTTAAGTTCTACAGATCTTTCTAAGAGGTTAGCAGAAGCTGTTAAGAATGAAGGCAGGAAGATTAAAGGACCTTCAGGTACTCTGGACGTTTACACTCTTCCTCTGAATGCCCAGTCCATGAAGGTAGAGGGATGCAAGTGCTTCTCATTTGGAAAAGACTTTGGTAAAAAGAATCGCACCATAATATTTCTAGGAGCCACTGGGGCAGGGAAGTCCACCCTGGTCAACAGGATGATCAACTACATcctgggggtcacatgggaAGATACCTTTAGATTCAAATTGGTAGACGAAGGTTTGTTGAAGTCTCAGGCTCACAGCCAGACCTCTAATGTCACCGTGTACAAGCTCAACCACCGAGAGGGCTTCCAGATCGACTACTCCCTGACTATTGTTGACACACCGGGTTTCGGAGACACAAGAGGCATAGAGAGAAATGGGTTGATTGTAAGTCAGCTACAAAGCCTTTTTTCAGCTGAACATGGAGTCCGAGAGATTGATGCCATCTGCGTCGTGGCCCAAGCGTCTCTCGCTCggcttacacaaacacagaaatacgTCTTTGACTCAGTGATCAACATATTTGGCAAAGATGTGGCAAAGAACATCCGGATTTTGGTGACATTCTATAACGGCACAGATCCACTGGTTCTCAAGGCGATCAATGAGTATGGGGTCCCATGTCTTAGAGAGAAAAATGGTTTACCAATTCACTTCAAATTCAATAACGCTGACAAAAAGATACCTGGTGCAAACAACGATGATGAGAACAATGACAATGATGAGAACGAGGGGGTTGACATGGATCAAATATTTTGGGACAGGGGAACCAAAAACATGGTCAAATTCTTTGATGCTCTGCAAGTCATTGAGACCAAGAGCTTGACCTTAACCAATGAGGTGCTCAGACAGAGATCGCAGCTGGAGATCTCCATTGAGAATATCCAGATCAAGATGGAATTGTCTTTAGCTAAACTTGACGAGATTAAACAAGAATCTCAAATTCTACAAACACACCAATCAGCGATCACAGCCAATGAGGATTTTGAGTATGATGTCTTTGTCCCAAGGCCTGTTAATGTCATAGCCAAAGAAAAATCACTTAACTGTAAAAATTGTAATGTCACTTGCCACAAATCATGCACAACGGCATTTGGTGCCTGTTACTTTTGTGAGGTCTTTACCGGACATTTTTTTGAAGCAAGATGTAAAGAATGTGAAAGTAAGTGCCCAGTACCGACGCATAGCCGTGATTATTTCTACTGGGGTTCTGAGCTGGTGAAAGAGAAACGAACCATCAAGGCACTGAAAGAAAAGTTTCAGAAGGCCTCTAAGGAAGCCATTTCCGTTGCAGACATCATCAAAAAGATGACAGAGGAGCGCGACTGCTTAGAGGACGAGGTGGTCAAGCTGATAGAGCGCTCAGCCAAGTGTCAAAACCGCCTGAAGGAGATTGCTCTGAACCCCAATCACCTCTCAACATCTGAATACATCGATCTGCTGATAGAGGGACAGAAGTTAGCGGCCAAGCCTGGCTACCAGGAGCGCATCAATAAACTCCAGGGCATGAAGGAGAAAGCCATTATGGGAGTTGCTAGTGGGGCCACGGTAGCCTCAATGTGGGGGCAGGACAGTCCAGGGGTTAGTACCTCTCCAAGTGCAAAAGGGACTGGGCCCATTCAGTAG